GTAACCAAACCACTTGAACTAAACTCAGctttggttgtgtgcatcgttTCGATGTAGAGACCAGGGAGaaccccttttcgaaaaaaaaagctaaacTCAGTTCATGTCATAAGTCATAACATATTGCATCCCATTAGGCCTTAACAAAATGATCAAAACGGCGCAGATGGATGTGCATGCTGCCATGGCGTGCTGCATTCAATAAGAAGGGACACACCTGATGACACACGTCGCACAACAACTTTAACCAAAACTCTGCCACGCTAGAGGCAGCCCTTTATAATTAGAGGTACTCCTTAGAAATTAAATAATGACAAACAAATAATTAGAAGTCCTAAGGGAGCTGCTACTTCATTGACTCGTGATGTTGATCGGCATGGCCATTTTCACACGGATCGACTGAGCTCTCGTCTCCCTTGCTTTCATTCCAGTAGCATGCCTCAGTCTTCCATGACCCCtcacaatttttttccatgtCATTAATTAAAAATGCTTGTTAATCTATGATGGGCGACATTAGCCTGTAGTTAGATATTTAGGCGAGAGGGGGTTTAATTTGTTCCGTTCTTATAGAACATTCCTATCCATGAGAACCTTCTGACGGAACACAATTAACCTACCACATCACAAACCAGGTATGATAAAGGACTTATGAGACAGGTACTTTACACATTTGAGTATGATTTGGTAAATGCAATACAGTCGTGCAGACAGAGGGGATGCAGCAAGTCAGATCATACGGGGTATATTTCATGAGTGCACGCGTTACCAAAAAGCAAATTTTGCTGCTGATCCAACTCAAAGCAGTAGTACGATCAGATCACTTATGCTCAAGTTCAGATTACGCACTGCTAGTAAACCATGTTAGGAATTCGAATTTTTCATACAATTGGTAGGTCCCACAACGCACAAAACAACTCcgtttcggaaaaaaaaaacgcgcAAAGCAACCATTAGCATGTGCAAAAATGCTTGCTACGTGTTCTTCTGCCATCTTAATCCCTAATGGGACATGGAAATAAATAGTCTCGATCTGTTGGTCTTTTATCATTTATTAGAGCATCTCCGCCAGTTTACATATTTTGGTTACGTATACATATAAACCGTCATCGTGTGGCATGCGTGGTTAGCTAttttttcaaacaaaaaatacatataaaccGTCATTAGTCCAAATCATTGGCAAAAAAACTGCTCCACCAGTATACCTATCTGATTTGGTATCCTTATGTTTTTTAGGTAATTATCtatctttctctcttctctacTCAAATGGCAAATATACGTAACGAGAATGCCATTTGACAAAAATTCCAACACAACAGGGGAGACCAACCACCGCAGGGACATTTTCCGCTCTCCCGTCCCGCGCTTGCCGGCCGCTCCTCCCCGACCTTCGACGCACCGCTACTGTTCTCTCCCGCTCCTCCCTAAGCCTACATGACCCTCTCCCGCCGTCGACTTGCCGAAATCTGGCCGAATCCGGTGCCGTCAAACCTCTCTGAACCTCTCGCGCCGCTCCCCGAGCCTCGCCACCCCTCCCCAACGCCGGTCATTGTCCAACCACGATTTGAGGCCGAGCCCATTATAAAATTAGTGTAAAACTACTAATATGCTAAGGGTACAAAATTCTACCAATATGCTAAGGGCCAAGTGTCAAAATTGGCAGTTCGCAAGATGCGACATACAGAAGTGAAAATGCAACAAGTAGAACTAACCACCAATAAACTCGAGAATAAATTTGAAGCTGCACAAGAACTGATTACCTGTAGACTAATTCCGGTGGAGAATATAAGCATTCTTTAcagggaaaagaaagaaacatgcaTTACCGCTATTTACTGTCCAGGGCCTCTCTGTTCAGTCTTGCTCAGGGAAAACTCTATCGAGGAAATGTACAAATCGTTTCGAATACAAATTCGGATCAACAGCTGATATCGAGAGGGGATCAAACTTGAGTGATTTGACTGCATGCTCCACTCGTTTAGACATATTGTACTCCTGCAGTATGTCTATGATACCAAGGTAAAGTACAACATCGTATTCCTCAACCATGTCCGTGCTTTCTAGCAATTTCCGAGCTCGAGCTGGCATATTTACCCCTAACTGCACACGGAACCTGAATATACATTACACCATAATCAGAAACAAAGCTCATCTTGGGTAAGATTAATATCATGTATAGGACATAACTTTCAgacgaaaaagaaaatataataTAACTTTATAAGTTATATAGACACATGAATAAAATGATGCATGTTAAAGCACTTAGGTGAATTCGTCGTAAGAAAAAATGCTCTCAAATTTTCATTCTGAATTTTAAGTCCCAGGACTGTGTGGTTGATTTGAATTGCAGTATATTTTGGACAAAGTCAGGAAAATCTACCTTCCAGTGCCTGGCAAAACAAGATCTACTTCTTCGTAACCACCTTCTGATGCTCTAACCATGCTTCCTCTAATGTGGGAACCGCCTACTGTCGTACCTGGCTCGTGAGCAACTAGTAGAAGTCCCTTTGTAGAATTTATATCCTCATAATGCACTGGAACACTACCTGGTTAAGGTGAAAAAGACAAGTTGTTACTCTTGGGCAATGGATGCCTAGATGGAAGTCAAAGCTGAAAGTTGGGAATTATTACCAATACAAAGAAACTATATTGTACAAGTGTGCAAGCTGAGGGAAAAATACTAATCTGAACATGGATTCATATGTTCTCGTTTTCAAAATGTACGAAGCATTGcatattttctttcaaaaCATTACAAAAAGattcatgcatgtataacatgGATATAAGCATGTCCATCCAAATTTTGGTACGAAAatatgaccatttgagagctgGGCAAAAATCACAGGTTCAATCTTTTCGAAATAAGTTAAAGGGACTTGTATTAGCCCATTACACAGCAACTCATTTGTGATTTTTGCACAGATCGCAAATGGTCCAATTGTTTTACTAAATCTACAGACAAGTTTCTACATCCAACCTTTATCCACGTGTATGATTTTTTCCTAATTTTTAGCGAATTATAGTTATGACTTCCTTTTACCGACATCCAAACGGGTTCATACCCAAGTTCGAAAATTTGCTCTACAATCTGAGGTACTTGTTTCAACTTCCAATTTAAGAAAAGGTCACCATGTCAGAGGAACATAAGACATATTTGTACTTGAGGTAGGGTACATACAATCCATTTCGGATGAATTTCCACTGCTTTCAAGGGTGTTCTGATGTGACGTGAGAGTCTTCAAGTGATGGGGAGCTCTAAAATGGATTCCCAATAGCATGCTGTAGTCAATAATAGATTGGGATTCCAGGAACATACAATCAAGAGTTATCTGCCTGAAAATCGTTTGGCAAAAGCAGTTATCAGTTATCATCAACTCGGTAATTATTGAATTACatatttactactccctccgttcttcAACGATTCATGTTCTAAAAAAGGACATTCGAGATCATCAACAGTTTCGTGAATTCCTAATTTCCAAACTGGTAACAGATAAAATACCACAGCAAAAAAGGTGCAGTTCAACTACAGATGCCATCCCATCATATATTTACTCCTATAAGGAAActagttggtggtgatggtccATTTACTTTGGGAGATAGACTATACCCAGATAGAAAAAATATGGATCAATAAACGAACAGCCTACCTGAAAAGTGCCTCCCTCCATGGTTTATCAACATGAAAAGCGTGTGATAGGTCAAGATCCTTCAGCGTTGTGTTCTCATTAATTTTTTGCTTTTTCGTTGAACGGCCTTGTGTAGAGCCCTTTAAGTCATACTTACGGTGAATTCTCAGCTCCGTGCAGAACATATTTCCCATCACAACAAATCTTACCTGCAATAGCACCATATATGACTAACTATTGCAAATGTCTATGAGGTAAACAACAATAGTGCACCAAAAATATGATCATGTACCTTTTTTCCAGCTTTTAGAGTAATCCTGTGCACGCCAAAAAACTTCGTAATCAGAGTATTATCATAAGCTTTGACATGATTGTAATATTTTGGAAGCATCTTCAGCAGTATCTGCAGGACGCATTACATCAAACCAATCTGCAGCAGGCATATGTTATCACTCAACAAGGATGTTAGccggttttctttttgtaaagCTCACTTTTACTCATATTAGAATGATTGAATAACATTGTCTTTTCTGGAAGAAACTTTTCCAGTTGTAAATGTAATGATGGTTTATCTACATGATAAGCAGGGAAACCACAGTCGTAAACAATTTGAAGAGCCGTACCTTCAGCTCACTTTTTCTCAAGGTTTTTATGACAAATCGTTCATCCTGGGAGAGATAGAAAATACTGCCACTTTTCCCAGGTGAAGAAAGCTCCTTTAGACTGTCACCCCCACATATAGACATCATGTAATCTGCAGCATCAATATGAAACATTTCCCGAAGATTCCTGgcaaacataaatttgttacTCTCACAAAATATTTAACTACGAAGAACAATCAAAGAAAAAGCAGAAGAAACAGTTAAGCATCATGGTTGCTGCAATTTTCTCTTcagacttcatccagcagtGTTTTCTACAAATATTATACTAGTGCCATAACTATTGACATACTTAAATAAAAGAATACTTGAATTAGGAAACGTGTTAGATAGGGGTGAACTATTAGTCTTATCATAAGAGTTCAGCTTGACAGATGCCGATTATTGTTGATGTAATTTTCGCTTCAGACTGAATCATCCGGCACTGTTTTCTACAAATATTATACTAATGCCATTACAATTAATATacttttaaataaaaaaaatacttgaaTTAGGAAACGTGTTTGATATAGGCGAACTATTTTTTGTCATGCGCTTCAGCTTGAGCAGGGTTACGCTGTGACTCCACCTTCAGGCCAGCCACAAGCTTCATGAATGTTTTGGCCATGAATTTCTTGCCAGTGTTTTTTTATCAGCACCTGATTTGTTTGAGATTTAGTATTACTCGCCAAACAAAATCTGCTTCTTTTTGGTTCAGATAATGAACTATATGTTCCAATTAACTCTGCCATTTTCTATTAGTCAGTTGGGGAGTGGAGAACCGCAGAGGACACCCTAATATTTCACTATGGATGTGTGAGCCACAGATGTATACCAATGAAACGAAATAATAAGAGTACAGTATGATATTCTAAATTCTTGCATAGTTAGGCAATTGGAAAGAGACATACCGGAAAACCATAGGACAATAGTCTTTCCAAAAGAAATTGACAGAGCAGTGTGGAGGGGTATACTGTGAACCCTCAACGGGGAAGTACATTCTTATCCGTGCTCTAGGTCCAAAATCATTTGAACGAACTTCACGCAAAGGTACAGGGGTAATTTTACCCACAGTATACCTGAAAAAGATGTACAGCGTGGTCAATACATAGAGAAGACTGTTACTGGGAACACATACCaaacgaaaaaaaatcaccaccAAACAACTTATGCGTTAAAAAATATGACTAATGAACCCTCTAATAGCTAAAATAACAACAAGGCACTTAAAGTCTGAAACTAGACTGATGGTTGCATGGGTATATGCATGCTATTAGGGGCAGTGTTGGAAAACACACCAAGGAAATATGACTGTCAAGAGTATCAGTGGATGATCCTTTTATTATCAAAAGTGTCAAGTACTCATGTAGAAATGATATGATTGTATTATTAAATAAGTATTTGGGGTGTCTCAAATGGACAATTACTCAATCCTACGAAGTACTTGGAGAGCTTGCTTCATTTAGACGTATTAACAGCACATGTCAATGGATGATGGTGCACCAGTTCTAAACAGACATATGCAGGATGAATAAACCAGAAAAATACAAGGTAGACGAGTATAAATTCAGATGACACAGAAATTTGCACAGATGCATGGATGCCATTCAGCGCTCACCTGATGCCAAGTTGCAAATTTAGCATTAGATAATAGCTCCTGTGCCCCTTGTAAATAGTCTCCATCGGTCCTCTAGCTTGTTTTTGCCAGGtattttcttgtgtttcaCCGCTATCCAACATTCCTGAATCTTTGCCTTTTGGCTGCTCCAAGATAAGCACTCCTTGAACGTATTCTCGTTCGTACACCAAATCTTTATTAACATCATTTTCTTGTAAATGCTCATTACCTGACAAGGATGCATTGGGTAAATCTTGTGACAAGTGATTTCTGGAATCATCATAAAAAATTGGTGTTGTGCCATTTGAAATGCGCTTGGGACGATGAAAGAATCTACGCAGTCCCCATTTGTTGCACAGATTTTGCAGTAGAAACAATAGTCTAACATTGACTGTTTCATTACTTGAACTTGAAGCACTTGCACCATCACGAGTTGTTGCACACTCAGAAACTTCAAGGTTACAGGGTATTTTACTTCCTGGTTCATAAAAGATGCCATGCCCATCCTTGACTCCCCTGTCCCATGTACCAATGTAACATGCTCCTGATGCATATTTGCAATAACCTTTCCCATGAGCCAGCCCATTGAGCCAATTGCAGTCAAGAGTATCACCATTTATCCATTGCATTACTCCTCTGCCATTCATGTTACCAGATTTCCAGCTTCCAATGTAGATGTTGCCAGCAGACCATGTATATTTACCAAATCCATCTGGCAAACCCTCATTCCATAAACCTTCATACGTATCAGAGTTCGAGTAAACCATTGTCCCCATTCCCTGCTTTTTGTTCATCCTCCAACAACCTTTGTAGACTGAGCCATCTACTCCCTTGAAGGTGCCTGTCCCGTCGATGAAACCTCCACGGAAGTCACCTACATAAGATGCTCCTGAAGGCCACTGTATTATTCCTCTCCCAGTCATTTTGCTTTTGTCCCACTCACCCTCATAGAGGGCTCCATCTGTCCACATATACTTCCCCATTCCATGAGGAACTAATCCATCGAAGTTGCCCACATAAACATCTCCATTTGGAAGGGTATCCCCCCTgatcagaaagaaaagaataagtcTATAAGCACCCACTCGTTAGCTGTATTCAAATGTATACCAGATAGTGGTTTCATgctttcttcaaaaatgaatTGCACAAATGTTAAAGTAATGCAACTAATGGTGCGTCGGGCTGTTGTAAATCAGGTTCTCGTTTCAATGTGCGGGAAAAAGCATTGAAGCACTACCGCCCCAAAAAATAAAGGTAGGCTAATATTGGAAATGTGAATTAGCACACCTTTGAGTGTTCCCCTTGCTTGTCTCTGCACTGGCCATCTCAAGGTTCACCAGAATAGCTCAAAAGCCACATACATACATGCGTCCTAGTGCTCTAGATGACCTGAAAGAAAGCGTAGAAAGTTGTCATACACTATGCAAGCACAGCACCTACGGGAACGAAAACAGATTCTGGGCATAATCATTATAGTACTACTAACTAGCCATAACTTTGTTTTGGACAAGAGTACTAGTCAAGTAACACAATAGACAAACATATGTTTCCCCCGGCATGGATGCTTCATTTCGTGCGACAAAAAAGGCATTTCTATTCGAACGGAGAGATTATTTTGCAAGTCCCTTTCCGTCACTTAGCAGCTCCAAGGGATGCACAAAACATCGAAACCCCAATTTTCAGCCACGCCCCTCACGTTCGTGCTTCCCCATCCCAGCCAGCACGATCGGGATTCCCCGTCAATCAACGAACTCATCGGAGCATTACCTCCCGCTAACGTACCTCTTCTCTTCCCCGtttccctcctctcctctgcaGGCCGCAGCTTGCCTCCCGCAGCCGCCAAAAACCAGTTGCCCAATCCGGACGGggggcgccgtcgccgtcgggaGAGGATGGGGCTCGATCCCTACGTCGGGGGAGGCGCACCGGATCGTTTTCGCTGGAGTTTGACCGACCGTGGCAGCTCACGGGCCTCGCCGCCGATGAGGAGTACGACGAGGCAGGAGGCGCGCGTGGCCGCAGCGGTGGGCGCGACAGGGAGCGCGCGCGATCGCCGGGGCAAGCagcagagagggagaggggggagTAAAGAGAGGAGGATGCTCTGCTcgaggggagaggagaaggggaaggggacAGCGGCTGGGGCCAGGAAATGGTgggggacggggacggggacggAATCAGCACACCACGTTGCGGGTGCGCGGGCGAGCTGGCGCCGACCAATCCCAGCGCGCCCACTTCGCCCTGATCTTTTTCTCCCTccccctccttccttccttccctttCCTGCGATGGGGCTACAACTAGAAGCGAGTATACTACTGGTATTATTCCCCCCTCAGGTCTTTCGGCGGCGACTCTCAATCAATCATGGAAagcgagaggaggaaggaagagaggaggcgcgggagggATTTTTCTTCCAGCCAGCCAGGTGAGCGCTCGTGGCGCCACAGCCGCCCTGCTGTAGCCTGTACTCCGCGCGTGCGCGTGTGTGGGAGATGGGAGACCGGGAGGAGCTGGCGCGTGTCCTCCTTTCGGCGCGCTGTTTGCGTTCGCGCGGGATGCCGCCGGATGGGGCAGGGTGTGTTGGGTTTTATCCTGTGgacggcgtgggcgcgggAGTTTACgggggcacggcggcggcggcgcgtgggaAAGGGCATCTGGGGGCAtgggggggcggcggcggcaacggggAATCTGATCCCGTTGTGATGATCTTGGACCGGCTGATGGGATGGGGACGCTTCTGGGTTTTGGATATTGGAGTCGAAAAAGAAATTCTACCGGTTGGCCGTTTGGGCCATGCTACACAAGTGAGTGTTCGTTGGTTATCCTGTTTTTAGGACATGCAAGTGGAGTTTTTGGAGGAATTCGATTCTGCGGCAAAAATCCTttggaagaaaagaataagctTCCGTGTATATTATTAGTTATTATTTTGCTTGTGTGACATTTTGTTTCTGTGGAAATTATTGTGAGAGAAgcaataaatatttttttaaaagttgAATCCTTTTCTTAATAGAAAAGTCTTGACATTTTTTAATCACCTGTTTTACGTATTTCTGTGTTGTTCTTACGTTTCAAAGTGGTTGAGTGAGACGAGcaacaaaatttaaaaacttgaagtgccaaaatattccaAAAAAAGCACACAAATGTTCAAGTATTTTTTAACTCAATGTATGCTTGcaaattttattaaataaAATTATCTTGGCTCGAAATCATATGATGGTTTTTTATAACAGCATTCCGTTGAGTGATTGCTAACCAAGTTCTCCACTTGGAAAATCTTGGGCGTTGACGAGATACGATTGTGTAAATTTGTCGAGTGGTCTTCAATAAAGAAGGGCACTAGATTATGGTTTCATTGAAAGGTGGAATGGGCCAAAGTAATATTAAGATGATTATGTTAGATTGACCGAATTAAAGTAGTTTAatgttcttttgtttgttttgctcACCAGTGCACATTTATCCGCCTTCTAACTTGTTCATTACACGTGACTATATCTTAATTTACTGGTTTTTAATCGTCAGAAACCATTTTAGTTCCAAGGAGTTTTTGAATAAAACTTTTTGTTAACAAGCCAATATTTTTGTAACTCATCGTCGCGTACCATCTGACCCACGGTCTGCTTATGTCATAATACTGCTTAAACTGAAATGGGGAGGTTT
This is a stretch of genomic DNA from Brachypodium distachyon strain Bd21 chromosome 1, Brachypodium_distachyon_v3.0, whole genome shotgun sequence. It encodes these proteins:
- the LOC100822182 gene encoding LOW QUALITY PROTEIN: phosphatidylinositol 4-phosphate 5-kinase 1-like (The sequence of the model RefSeq protein was modified relative to this genomic sequence to represent the inferred CDS: substituted 1 base at 1 genomic stop codon) — translated: MASAETSKGNTQRGDTLPNGDVYVGNFDGLVPHGMGKYMWTDGALYEGEWDKSKMTGRGIIQWPSGASYVGDFRGGFIDGTGTFKGVDGSVYKGCWRMNKKQGMGTMVYSNSDTYEGLWNEGLPDGFGKYTWSAGNIYIGSWKSGNMNGRGVMQWINGDTLDCNWLNGLAHGKGYCKYASGACYIGTWDRGVKDGHGIFYEPGSKIPCNLEVSECATTRDGASASSSSNETVNVRLLFLLQNLCNKWGLRRFFHRPKRISNGTTPIFYDDSRNHLSQDLPNASLSGNEHLQENDVNKDLVYEREYVQGVLILEQPKGKDSGMLDSGETQENTWQKQARGPMETIYKGHRSYYLMLNLQLGIRYTVGKITPVPLREVRSNDFGPRARIRMYFPVEGSQYTPPHCSVNFFWKDYCPMVFRNLREMFHIDAADYMMSICGGDSLKELSSPGKSGSIFYLSQDERFVIKTLRKSELKIGLMXCVLQILLKMLPKYYNHVKAYDNTLITKFFGVHRITLKAGKKVRFVVMGNMFCTELRIHRKYDLKGSTQGRSTKKQKINENTTLKDLDLSHAFHVDKPWREALFRQITLDCMFLESQSIIDYSMLLGIHFRAPHHLKTLTSHQNTLESSGNSSEMDCSVPVHYEDINSTKGLLLVAHEPGTTVGGSHIRGSMVRASEGGYEEVDLVLPGTGRFRVQLGVNMPARARKLLESTDMVEEYDVVLYLGIIDILQEYNMSKRVEHAVKSLKFDPLSISAVDPNLYSKRFVHFLDRVFPEQD